In the Ipomoea triloba cultivar NCNSP0323 chromosome 6, ASM357664v1 genome, one interval contains:
- the LOC116023518 gene encoding uncharacterized protein LOC116023518, translated as MEKMLAKYGVQHRGGVPYHPQTSGQVENANRDIKAILEKTVGIHRKDWPDRLDDALWAFRTAYKTPIGTTPFRLVYGKACHLPVEIEHKAYWAIKKLNSDMDLAGRERLWQLDELEEWRLMSYENSRAYKERTKLYHDKHIKKGREFREGDQVLFFNSKLKLFPGKLKSRWSGPFTVTKVFPYGTIQIKHPSKGEFKVNGHQVKKYFGGMEPREVDALRPQQVKSRRPKKNKKKSKLAKIRAWTPDRTRVRSASSSPVRNVRERSDRREADARVRPASIRTRSKY; from the exons ATGGAAAAGATGTTGGCCAAATACGGAGTGCAACACAGGGGGGGAGTTCCATACCACCCCCAAACCAGTGGCCAAGTGGAGAACGCCAATCGTGATATTAAAGCAATACTAGAAAAGACGGTTGGAATCCACCGAAAAGATTGGCCCGATCGCCTAGATGATGCTCTGTGGGCATTTAGGACTGCTTATAAGACCCCGATTGGAACGACACCCTTTAGACTTGTATATGGGAAAGCCTGTCACCTACCCGTCGAAATCGAACACAAAGCCTATTGGGCGATTAAGAAGTTGAATAGCGATATGGACCTTGCAGGGCGTGAGAGGCTGTGGCAACTTGATGAATTAGAAGAATGGAGATTAATGTCATATGAGAATTCACGTGCCTACAAAGAACGCACAAAGCTTTATCATGATAAGCACATCAAAAAGGGGAGAGAATTCCGGGAAGGAGACCAAGTGTTATTCTTTAATTCGAAATTGAAACTCTTTCCGGGAAAGTTGAAATCAAGATGGTCGGGGCCGTTCACGGTCACAAAAGTTTTTCCCTATGGAACGATCCAAATCAAACATCCGAGCAAAGGAGAGTTCAAAGTGAATGGgcaccaagtcaagaaatattTCGGAGGAATGGAACCGCGCGAGGTAGATGCCTTGC GGCCACAACAGGTGAAGTCACGAAGAccgaagaagaacaagaaaaagtcaaaattggcgAAAATCCGAGCCTGGACGCCagaccggacgcgcgtccgatcCGCGTCCAGTAGCCCAGTTCGAAACGTCAGAGAGCGCTCTGATAGACGCGAggcggacgcacgcgtccgacCCGCGTCCATCAGAACGCGAAGCAAGTACTGA